A stretch of the Synechocystis sp. PCC 7338 genome encodes the following:
- a CDS encoding type II toxin-antitoxin system HicB family antitoxin: protein MMENVQNHYSLIIQWSDLDNCFVVSLPEWGDFCHTHGDTYEEACQQGKELLDFLIKTTLEEGNILPIPQSFQQPLVTT from the coding sequence ATGATGGAAAATGTTCAAAACCATTATTCTTTAATTATTCAATGGTCAGATCTTGATAACTGCTTTGTAGTCAGTTTACCTGAATGGGGTGATTTTTGTCACACCCATGGGGATACCTATGAGGAGGCTTGCCAACAAGGGAAGGAGTTGTTGGATTTTTTAATTAAAACTACGCTAGAGGAAGGGAATATTTTGCCTATTCCTCAATCTTTTCAACAACCATTAGTTACGACTTAA
- a CDS encoding tetratricopeptide repeat protein, with amino-acid sequence MISLLRKYFPLLVSFLWAILLVGLLILCPAPVWATDNVSPVTDEELQVGDSLADQAFAATEMGDFVTAEKYWTELIEKFPQNPAVWSNRGNSRVSQNKLDEAIADFNRAIELAPGQADPYLNRGTALEAKGEFNAAIADYNRVLAVNPEDAFAYNNRGNAEGGLGHWTVALEDFQRATAIAPNFAFAQANTALALYELGQKTEAIQTMRRLVKKYPMFADMRAALTAVLWVDGQQGEAESNWVAAVGVDSRYQDLDWVKQIRRWPPSVISALDKFLSLS; translated from the coding sequence ATGATTTCCCTTTTGCGAAAATATTTCCCTTTGCTTGTCTCCTTTTTATGGGCAATTTTACTGGTCGGTTTACTAATTCTCTGCCCTGCCCCGGTGTGGGCAACGGACAATGTCAGTCCCGTCACCGATGAAGAGTTACAGGTCGGGGATAGCCTCGCCGATCAAGCCTTTGCCGCCACGGAAATGGGGGATTTTGTTACCGCTGAAAAATATTGGACGGAATTGATTGAGAAGTTTCCCCAGAATCCGGCTGTGTGGAGTAATCGGGGGAACTCCCGAGTGAGCCAAAACAAATTGGACGAGGCGATCGCCGATTTTAACCGAGCCATTGAGTTAGCACCAGGGCAAGCGGACCCCTACCTCAACCGGGGTACTGCCTTGGAAGCGAAAGGGGAATTCAACGCGGCCATCGCTGACTATAACAGGGTTTTAGCTGTTAATCCGGAAGATGCCTTTGCCTACAACAATCGGGGCAATGCGGAAGGGGGTTTGGGCCATTGGACCGTTGCCCTAGAGGATTTTCAGCGAGCTACGGCGATCGCCCCTAATTTTGCCTTTGCCCAGGCCAATACTGCCCTAGCGTTGTACGAATTGGGACAAAAAACCGAAGCTATTCAAACCATGCGTCGTCTGGTGAAAAAATATCCCATGTTTGCGGATATGCGGGCCGCCCTCACCGCTGTGCTCTGGGTAGATGGCCAACAGGGGGAAGCGGAAAGTAATTGGGTGGCCGCTGTGGGGGTAGATAGTCGTTACCAGGATCTGGACTGGGTGAAACAAATTCGCCGCTGGCCTCCCAGCGTGATAAGTGCGTTGGATAAATTTTTGAGTCTTAGTTAA
- a CDS encoding TldD/PmbA family protein gives MLDIQAIADHAHQGAAALGIKQYDIYGSSVDDAGVEVDSGEPKQVEASNRASVIVRVWNEKGLVGVTSTTDLDQAGISLALETAAEASAFGITDNIPDFSPEAQVPIGGAENDVAEPAPMGDLIATLVKAEQDLLSSHPAITGVPYNGLSEQTTERFYLNSAGAKRYECRSYASIYLYSRAEQEGKKPRSAGEMKISRDLASLDIDGCLQTVKEKTLSHLDYRPISTGKYTVVFSPRAFLSLLSAFSNLYNAQSILDKQSLATKETLGTAIASELLCVSDDALHPGNISAERFDGEGTPTRRVDIIKNGILTGLLHSAGTAKRFSTQPTGHANIGAKITVGAHFYHVYSEEASEKSYSLDKAENVVYIDKLQALHAGVNSLQGSFSLPFDGWLVNKGEKQSIDAATVAGDFLEVLKTIVCLEPEAEVTPGGVCPRVWVEGLAITGE, from the coding sequence ATGCTCGATATTCAGGCGATCGCCGACCATGCCCACCAGGGAGCCGCTGCACTGGGAATTAAACAATATGACATCTACGGTTCTTCCGTGGATGATGCCGGAGTGGAGGTTGATTCTGGAGAACCGAAGCAGGTGGAAGCGTCAAACCGGGCCAGTGTAATTGTACGAGTCTGGAACGAAAAGGGTTTGGTGGGGGTAACCAGCACCACGGATTTGGACCAAGCCGGCATTAGTTTAGCCCTGGAAACCGCCGCCGAAGCCAGTGCTTTTGGCATCACCGATAATATTCCCGACTTTAGTCCCGAAGCCCAAGTACCCATCGGTGGCGCAGAGAATGACGTGGCAGAACCGGCCCCCATGGGGGACTTAATTGCCACATTGGTCAAAGCAGAACAGGACTTGCTGTCCAGCCATCCCGCCATTACTGGAGTGCCCTATAACGGTTTATCGGAACAGACCACGGAGCGGTTTTATCTCAACAGTGCTGGAGCTAAACGCTATGAATGTCGTTCCTATGCTTCCATTTATCTTTACAGTCGGGCAGAACAGGAAGGCAAAAAGCCCCGCAGTGCCGGAGAAATGAAGATCAGCCGGGATTTAGCCAGCCTGGACATTGATGGTTGCTTGCAAACAGTCAAAGAAAAAACCCTCAGCCATCTTGATTACCGCCCTATCTCCACCGGTAAATATACTGTCGTCTTTTCCCCCCGAGCCTTTTTAAGCTTGCTCAGTGCTTTTTCTAATCTTTACAACGCCCAAAGCATCCTCGATAAACAGTCCTTAGCTACTAAGGAAACCCTCGGCACGGCGATCGCCAGTGAACTGCTTTGTGTCAGTGATGATGCTCTGCACCCAGGCAATATTTCGGCGGAACGCTTTGATGGTGAAGGTACCCCCACCCGGAGAGTGGACATTATCAAAAACGGCATTTTAACTGGCTTATTGCACAGTGCCGGCACTGCCAAACGTTTTAGTACCCAGCCCACCGGCCACGCCAACATCGGGGCTAAAATCACCGTCGGGGCCCACTTCTACCATGTGTACAGTGAGGAAGCTTCAGAAAAAAGCTATAGCTTGGACAAAGCAGAAAACGTAGTTTACATAGACAAACTTCAAGCCCTCCACGCCGGGGTCAATTCTCTCCAGGGTTCTTTTTCTCTACCCTTTGACGGCTGGTTAGTAAACAAAGGTGAAAAGCAAAGCATTGATGCGGCCACGGTGGCAGGGGACTTTTTGGAAGTTTTAAAAACTATTGTTTGCCTAGAACCGGAAGCGGAAGTTACCCCAGGGGGAGTCTGTCCTCGGGTTTGGGTGGAAGGATTGGCCATTACCGGAGAGTAG
- a CDS encoding Uma2 family endonuclease, with protein sequence MLALQPRFKSFAEYLAYEDDTDQLYELFNGELIAVPTESGLNFQIANRLFLVFALMLGTDRVRGNGLELEVHGEPKNRFPDLTIIREEHIAQLAKRNTIRLSMLPPLLVVEVVSPGELQRERDYIAKRQQYQACGIPEYWIVDPQTQSILVLELASENYQEVGNFEGSMAIQSPTFPQLSLTVNEIFKDL encoded by the coding sequence ATGTTAGCGCTTCAGCCTCGCTTTAAAAGCTTTGCAGAGTATCTTGCTTACGAAGACGATACTGATCAACTCTATGAATTATTCAATGGGGAATTAATTGCTGTGCCAACAGAGTCAGGATTAAATTTTCAAATTGCCAATCGTTTATTTCTTGTTTTTGCCTTAATGTTGGGCACGGATCGGGTGCGGGGCAACGGTTTGGAATTAGAGGTTCACGGTGAGCCCAAAAACCGTTTTCCTGATTTGACGATTATTCGAGAGGAGCATATTGCCCAATTAGCTAAACGCAATACGATTCGGTTATCGATGTTGCCGCCCTTATTGGTGGTGGAAGTTGTCAGTCCGGGGGAATTGCAACGGGAGCGGGACTACATTGCCAAGCGTCAACAATATCAAGCCTGTGGCATTCCTGAATATTGGATTGTTGATCCTCAAACGCAATCAATTTTGGTTTTAGAATTGGCTTCAGAGAATTATCAGGAAGTCGGTAATTTTGAAGGCTCTATGGCAATTCAGTCCCCTACGTTTCCCCAGTTATCGTTAACTGTTAATGAAATTTTTAAGGATCTTTGA
- a CDS encoding NACHT domain-containing NTPase — MHYELAPLRRIDVINAVEAEGFSSDDFLKAINQRDRDIVPLAIKPISLRFLLNTYRRHKSQFPLEQKRYEFYLEGCKCLCEEVSKCRHALKETGNLDIDQRLIIAARIAAVTIFTNQFAVWTGVGQEQVPAEDVPLQKLCFGCEGSNGKEFEVTQEVIKEVLDNGLFSSRGSDRMGWAHQTYAEFLAAWYLTQKNIDLSKIKALFYSSADSNPKLIPQLHETAAWLASMRNDVFEEIIRTDPDVLLQTDIPTDSELRASIVASLLAQYEEEKLFDRGFHNVRNYAKLKHSELAEQLKAYICDSSKKEDTRRIAIDIAIECNLSELQDELADLALDLSQPISARVNAARAISSIGDLSTKLRLKPLVLNALLEDEEDELKAYALKALWPRQLTAEELFQALTPPKRINLLGMHRYFLESELVPQLDSEDLVIALDWLKTQGVRCFGHPFEELGDAILLKAWEHFDIPGVLEGFTQVALLQWKEHQKIISHSPSLQAEFQESLLGNNQKRYALIENLVEKIAEKNEDKDFYFLTSSMTESIVSSNDVSWMLEKLQDSNDETKQRMWAKLIKIIFDRRNTGQIIDVIEATKKNSILSTVFYSDFAPIELDSEEATQLRDHYFKMRNSWNKPNLLDPPPKERVIDCLEQLESGDLSAWWRLNREMTLLPQSKRYGHNLELDLTQLPGWKEAEQATKKRIIQGAIQYIQQQTDIDYSWIGTNTYNFSELYGCKALQLILTEAPRILDNFSTDIWKRWTPIILSVPNSFIDSNPRENCRKLVSLSYHHSPDEFLTTLLKLIDKKNQDNNIFVIDRLEMCWDEKLENNLTEKVKDSQLKPNVFRKLLEKLIEQGAVQAKDIALSTIRNYTNSELDSERQKALFAIKALITYSDPDTWNVIWEKITADEQFGRETFELAASYNLSGIKLDLNEKQIADLYVWLVHQYPYDEDLDHRNETMAHIVSPRDNITWFRDQTLSQLRDKETIEACAEIERLIKELPHLPRLKETLIYAQQNMRRETWKPFTPEEFLQFLIIPEPSNLDLSNQLSTIDKRTEKMQDDPKITNNISNSNVISNSTINAPVGTNSNVTYSSAEKQKRFNWEIMLAVIGSIAAFIAIPFSGVFNDELKEWLNGSPSQIEQQSAPKN, encoded by the coding sequence TTGCATTATGAACTAGCTCCACTTCGCCGTATAGACGTTATCAACGCTGTGGAAGCTGAAGGTTTTTCTTCCGATGACTTTCTGAAAGCAATTAACCAAAGGGATAGGGATATTGTACCCCTAGCGATTAAACCAATCTCTCTAAGATTTTTATTAAACACCTATCGCCGTCATAAATCTCAATTTCCTCTAGAACAGAAACGTTATGAATTTTATCTTGAGGGATGTAAGTGTCTTTGTGAAGAAGTAAGCAAATGTCGTCATGCCTTAAAGGAGACAGGCAATTTAGATATTGATCAACGTTTGATTATTGCAGCTCGAATTGCTGCTGTGACAATTTTTACCAACCAATTTGCTGTGTGGACTGGCGTTGGACAGGAACAAGTTCCTGCTGAAGATGTTCCTCTTCAAAAGTTGTGTTTCGGTTGTGAAGGATCAAATGGAAAAGAATTTGAGGTTACTCAAGAAGTAATTAAAGAAGTTTTAGATAATGGTTTATTTTCATCTCGTGGATCGGATCGAATGGGATGGGCACACCAAACCTATGCTGAGTTTTTGGCTGCTTGGTATTTGACACAAAAAAATATTGATTTATCAAAGATAAAGGCATTGTTTTACTCTTCTGCCGATTCCAATCCTAAGCTTATTCCACAACTTCATGAAACGGCAGCTTGGTTAGCTTCCATGAGAAATGATGTGTTTGAAGAGATAATTAGAACTGATCCTGACGTCCTTTTGCAAACCGATATACCCACCGATTCAGAGCTTCGAGCGTCAATTGTTGCTAGTTTATTAGCGCAATATGAGGAAGAAAAACTATTTGATCGAGGATTTCACAACGTTCGTAATTACGCAAAATTAAAACATTCTGAGCTAGCTGAGCAGTTGAAAGCTTATATTTGTGATTCCAGCAAGAAAGAGGACACACGAAGGATAGCAATTGATATTGCCATAGAATGTAATCTCTCTGAGCTTCAGGATGAATTAGCGGATCTGGCTCTTGATTTATCACAACCAATAAGTGCAAGAGTTAATGCCGCCCGTGCTATTAGTTCAATAGGTGACTTGTCTACAAAATTAAGGTTAAAGCCACTCGTACTCAATGCTCTACTAGAAGATGAGGAAGATGAACTAAAAGCCTATGCGTTGAAAGCACTCTGGCCAAGGCAACTAACAGCCGAAGAATTATTTCAGGCGCTCACTCCACCGAAAAGGATAAATTTGCTTGGAATGCATCGATATTTTCTTGAGTCTGAGTTAGTTCCACAACTTGATTCCGAAGATTTAGTTATTGCTCTCGACTGGCTGAAAACTCAAGGTGTGCGATGCTTTGGGCATCCATTTGAAGAACTAGGAGATGCAATTCTGTTAAAAGCATGGGAACACTTTGACATTCCTGGAGTACTGGAGGGTTTTACGCAAGTAGCATTATTACAATGGAAAGAGCATCAGAAAATCATTAGCCATTCTCCAAGTTTACAAGCTGAATTTCAAGAATCACTTTTGGGAAACAATCAAAAGCGTTATGCTCTTATTGAAAATTTGGTTGAAAAGATTGCGGAGAAAAATGAAGATAAAGATTTTTATTTTTTAACAAGCTCAATGACAGAGTCAATTGTAAGCTCAAATGATGTTAGTTGGATGTTAGAAAAACTCCAAGATTCTAACGATGAAACAAAACAAAGAATGTGGGCTAAACTAATTAAGATAATATTTGATCGCCGAAATACAGGGCAGATAATTGATGTTATTGAAGCTACTAAAAAGAATTCTATTCTCAGTACTGTTTTTTATTCTGACTTTGCTCCAATTGAGTTGGACTCAGAAGAAGCGACTCAATTACGTGATCATTATTTTAAAATGAGAAATTCCTGGAATAAGCCAAACTTGCTAGATCCTCCACCAAAAGAAAGAGTTATTGACTGTTTAGAGCAGTTAGAATCGGGAGATTTATCCGCATGGTGGCGACTAAATCGAGAAATGACTTTACTGCCACAAAGCAAACGTTATGGTCATAACTTAGAATTAGATCTGACTCAGCTTCCGGGATGGAAAGAAGCAGAGCAAGCAACAAAAAAAAGAATTATTCAGGGGGCAATTCAATATATTCAACAGCAAACAGATATAGATTATAGCTGGATAGGAACAAATACATATAATTTTTCCGAATTGTATGGTTGCAAGGCATTACAGTTAATCTTGACGGAAGCTCCAAGAATTTTAGACAATTTTTCAACGGATATATGGAAAAGATGGACACCCATAATCCTGTCAGTTCCTAATAGTTTCATTGACTCAAATCCAAGAGAAAATTGCCGAAAATTAGTCAGCCTCTCATATCACCATTCTCCAGATGAATTTTTGACAACGCTTTTAAAATTGATTGACAAAAAAAATCAAGATAATAATATTTTTGTGATTGATCGCTTAGAGATGTGTTGGGATGAAAAATTAGAAAATAACTTGACAGAAAAAGTAAAAGATTCTCAATTAAAGCCTAACGTATTTAGAAAGCTATTAGAAAAACTTATTGAGCAAGGAGCTGTTCAAGCCAAAGATATCGCTTTATCCACAATACGAAATTATACTAATAGTGAACTTGATAGTGAACGACAAAAAGCATTGTTCGCCATTAAAGCACTTATCACTTATTCAGATCCAGATACCTGGAATGTAATCTGGGAAAAGATTACGGCAGATGAGCAGTTTGGACGCGAGACATTTGAATTAGCCGCTTCTTATAATTTAAGTGGAATCAAGCTTGACTTAAATGAAAAGCAAATTGCAGACTTATATGTCTGGTTAGTCCATCAATATCCTTATGATGAAGATCTAGATCACCGTAATGAAACAATGGCTCATATAGTTAGCCCTAGAGATAATATCACATGGTTTCGAGATCAAACTCTATCACAATTAAGAGACAAAGAGACTATCGAAGCTTGTGCTGAAATTGAACGTCTTATCAAAGAGTTGCCCCATCTTCCTAGATTAAAAGAAACACTGATTTATGCACAACAAAATATGCGCCGTGAAACCTGGAAACCTTTTACACCAGAAGAATTTCTTCAATTTTTAATTATCCCAGAGCCCTCTAATTTAGATTTATCCAATCAACTTAGTACCATAGACAAGAGGACAGAAAAAATGCAAGATGACCCTAAGATTACTAACAACATTTCCAATTCAAATGTTATTTCAAATTCAACAATTAACGCTCCAGTCGGCACAAATAGTAATGTGACTTATTCTAGCGCAGAGAAACAAAAAAGATTTAATTGGGAGATTATGCTTGCTGTGATTGGAAGTATTGCCGCTTTTATTGCTATACCATTCTCTGGTGTATTTAATGATGAACTAAAGGAATGGTTAAACGGCTCTCCTTCACAAATTGAACAACAATCTGCGCCCAAAAATTAA
- a CDS encoding type II toxin-antitoxin system HicA family toxin has protein sequence MPKKIRELKTMLFQSGFTCKSGKGSHTKWYHPLLDGIVTLSGKDGSDAKFYQEKDVLQAIQIVKQKGED, from the coding sequence GTGCCCAAGAAAATTAGAGAATTAAAAACGATGCTTTTTCAATCAGGTTTTACTTGTAAATCTGGCAAGGGGAGTCATACAAAATGGTATCATCCCCTACTGGATGGAATAGTTACACTTTCTGGTAAAGACGGCAGTGATGCTAAGTTTTATCAAGAAAAGGATGTTTTACAAGCTATTCAAATTGTTAAACAAAAAGGAGAAGATTGA